The Luteolibacter arcticus genome has a window encoding:
- a CDS encoding HNH endonuclease → MAGHLDHPVLVLNRFWQPVHTCSVRRALKLLFLGHAQVVQTEGEDRFRTHDLGSWIDHSSDDILDEVIHTVRLALRVPKIIVLALYEKLPRLEVRFTRRNVFLRDKHTCQYCAKIFNESDLNLDHVMPRDKGGRTTWENIVTSCIRCNTRKANKLPHEANMHPLRKPAAPRWRPMFGLKENAGTHESWTHFIDPDPSSVRMSA, encoded by the coding sequence ATGGCCGGCCATCTTGACCATCCCGTCCTCGTTCTCAACCGGTTTTGGCAGCCGGTGCATACCTGCTCCGTCCGCCGCGCGCTCAAGCTCTTGTTCCTAGGGCACGCCCAGGTGGTGCAGACCGAGGGCGAAGATCGCTTCCGTACCCACGACCTGGGGTCGTGGATCGATCATTCGTCGGACGACATCTTGGACGAGGTGATCCACACCGTGCGGCTCGCCCTGCGGGTGCCGAAGATCATCGTGCTGGCGCTTTACGAGAAGCTGCCGCGCCTGGAGGTCCGCTTCACCCGCCGGAATGTGTTCCTGCGCGACAAGCACACCTGCCAGTACTGCGCCAAGATTTTCAACGAGTCCGACCTCAATCTCGACCACGTGATGCCCCGCGACAAAGGCGGCCGGACCACGTGGGAGAACATCGTCACCTCCTGCATCCGCTGCAACACCCGCAAGGCGAACAAGCTGCCGCACGAGGCGAACATGCACCCGCTGCGAAAGCCCGCCGCCCCGCGCTGGAGGCCGATGTTCGGGCTGAAGGAAAACGCCGGCACCCACGAGAGCTGGACGCATTTCATTGATCCGGATCCTTCGTCGGTGCGGATGTCGGCGTGA
- a CDS encoding 3-keto-disaccharide hydrolase has translation MKLRTIIASALLALPLCQAAEPGFTDLFNGKDLTGWKRVNGNGEYKIEDNQIVGFGENVKSNTFLRTEKTYKDFDFRFEMKFDDLTGNSGMMFRGLQKPGDDGRVHGYQCEHDNGKARAWTAGLYDEARRGWLEPKKGDKDTEEDKKAQADFTKQGQKITKWDDWNEVRIVCKGKHIQIWLNGEERVDYTDEGKDFTPEGFFALQVHSGKSCKVRWRNIRIKEL, from the coding sequence ATGAAACTCCGCACCATCATTGCCTCCGCCCTACTCGCCCTGCCCCTGTGCCAAGCAGCCGAGCCTGGATTCACCGACCTTTTCAATGGCAAGGACCTGACCGGCTGGAAGCGGGTCAACGGCAACGGCGAGTACAAGATCGAGGACAACCAGATCGTCGGCTTCGGCGAGAACGTGAAGTCGAACACCTTCCTGCGCACGGAGAAGACCTACAAGGACTTCGACTTCCGCTTCGAAATGAAGTTCGACGACCTGACCGGCAACTCCGGCATGATGTTCCGCGGCCTGCAAAAGCCGGGCGACGATGGCCGGGTGCACGGCTACCAGTGCGAGCACGACAACGGCAAGGCACGCGCCTGGACCGCCGGCCTCTACGACGAAGCGCGCCGCGGCTGGCTCGAACCGAAGAAGGGCGACAAGGACACCGAGGAGGACAAGAAAGCCCAAGCCGACTTCACCAAGCAGGGCCAGAAGATCACCAAGTGGGACGACTGGAACGAGGTCCGCATCGTCTGCAAGGGCAAGCACATCCAGATCTGGCTGAACGGCGAGGAGCGCGTCGACTACACCGACGAAGGCAAGGACTTCACCCCGGAGGGCTTCTTCGCCCTGCAGGTGCATAGCGGAAAGTCCTGCAAGGTCCGCTGGCGCAACATCCGGATCAAGGAACTCTGA
- a CDS encoding Amuc_1098 family type IV pilus outer membrane protein: protein MPISDRLTTTLVSRARLLALAPATCLLLAQPVFAQSPSAMAQAELQRRANNATEAQELIQKGDESYEAGKWADAVSAYTGARDLLPDAPATAALRKATTERLVQASVELARKQRRLGDVSGAKGTVDKVLTESVAPDSGAALEMRDQLNDPIRTNPAVTKEVTEDVEEVRLLLYKAEGFYNLGDYDKAARIYEDVLRTDPYNKAARRGMEQVSQQRADYARAAYDEARADMLSQVDEGWQLRVRPGEAIPEDLVAGGVSSDAPILVSSKLERIILPVVDFSEVTIQEAYDFLRAQSVELDTLELDPAKRGINFVLELGSGEAGNRIKAAKITLQLKGVPLSQVIKHIGEITGTVSVAQEWAVLIRPAGADTTEMMTRSFRVQPDFLSTGAASVGAGNAKADDPFAENNAGEGLLVRRLSAEEILKQQGVPFPDGASASFNAGDSTLTVRNTSTNLDLVEQIADAMAGAEPAMVIVEVRMLKTQERVLKELGFDWLLGEFSLGGSGLVPGVAAGYVSGGANNPANLADVALAPGVINRYGITSGNRSGDEAVLGDSIDALILEQQEGFARGKARAPGVLWVNGTINHTNLTVLMRGLDQKKNIDMVVAPSTTSRSGQQSTIEVIREFIYPTEYEPPELPNSVGSGVAVDFETGDLFGGSASSFPVTPATPTSFEMRPVGVVLDVLPTVSEDRHYVDIAVKPSVTDFDGFINYGTPITSPGTDSLGNPTTVVVTPNEILMPVFSVMKSETNLTVADGATLVIGGMLQERVQKVEDKVPLFGDIPIAGRLFRSEVNAPVRTAVVFFVTVKVVDATGRTFSSR, encoded by the coding sequence ATGCCGATCTCCGATCGTTTGACCACCACGCTCGTCTCTCGTGCGCGCCTCTTGGCGCTCGCACCGGCGACCTGTCTTCTTCTGGCGCAGCCGGTATTCGCCCAGTCGCCGTCGGCGATGGCCCAGGCGGAACTGCAGCGTCGTGCGAACAACGCCACCGAAGCACAGGAGCTGATCCAGAAGGGGGACGAATCCTATGAGGCCGGCAAGTGGGCCGACGCCGTGTCCGCCTACACCGGCGCTCGCGACCTCTTGCCCGATGCTCCCGCGACCGCGGCACTGCGGAAAGCCACGACCGAGCGCTTGGTCCAGGCGTCCGTGGAACTGGCCCGCAAGCAGCGCCGCCTCGGCGACGTCAGCGGCGCGAAGGGGACCGTGGACAAGGTGCTCACCGAGTCCGTGGCGCCCGATAGCGGCGCGGCGCTGGAGATGCGCGATCAACTCAACGATCCCATCCGCACCAATCCGGCGGTGACCAAGGAAGTCACCGAGGATGTCGAGGAGGTCCGCCTGCTGCTCTACAAGGCCGAAGGATTTTACAATCTGGGCGACTACGACAAGGCAGCCCGGATTTACGAGGACGTCCTGCGCACCGATCCCTACAACAAGGCGGCCCGCCGCGGGATGGAGCAGGTCAGCCAGCAGCGCGCGGATTACGCCCGTGCTGCCTATGACGAGGCCCGGGCAGACATGCTTTCCCAAGTGGACGAAGGCTGGCAACTCCGTGTCCGGCCCGGCGAAGCGATCCCCGAGGATCTGGTGGCTGGCGGCGTGAGTTCGGACGCCCCGATCCTGGTCTCGAGCAAGTTGGAGCGGATCATCCTTCCGGTCGTCGATTTCTCGGAGGTGACCATCCAGGAAGCTTACGATTTCCTCCGGGCCCAGTCTGTCGAGCTCGACACGCTGGAGCTCGATCCGGCCAAGCGCGGGATCAACTTCGTGCTGGAACTCGGCTCCGGCGAGGCGGGCAACCGCATCAAGGCCGCCAAGATCACGCTGCAACTGAAGGGCGTGCCGCTCTCGCAAGTGATCAAGCACATCGGCGAGATCACCGGCACGGTGTCGGTGGCACAGGAATGGGCGGTGTTGATCCGGCCGGCGGGTGCGGATACCACGGAAATGATGACCCGCAGCTTCCGGGTGCAGCCTGACTTCCTGAGCACCGGCGCGGCTTCGGTCGGAGCCGGCAACGCGAAGGCCGACGATCCTTTTGCCGAGAACAATGCCGGTGAAGGGTTGCTGGTCCGCCGCCTGAGCGCGGAGGAGATTCTCAAGCAGCAGGGGGTTCCTTTCCCGGACGGTGCCTCGGCCAGCTTCAACGCCGGCGACAGCACGCTTACCGTTCGCAATACTTCCACCAACCTCGATTTGGTCGAGCAAATCGCCGATGCGATGGCCGGCGCGGAGCCCGCGATGGTGATCGTGGAGGTCCGCATGCTCAAGACGCAGGAGCGCGTTCTCAAGGAGCTGGGTTTCGACTGGCTGCTGGGCGAGTTCTCGCTTGGTGGCAGCGGGTTGGTTCCCGGTGTCGCTGCCGGTTACGTCTCCGGCGGGGCCAATAATCCAGCGAACCTTGCGGACGTCGCCCTCGCGCCCGGTGTGATCAATCGCTATGGCATTACCTCCGGCAACCGCAGCGGTGACGAAGCGGTCCTCGGCGACAGCATCGATGCCCTGATCCTGGAGCAGCAAGAAGGCTTTGCCCGTGGCAAGGCCCGCGCTCCGGGCGTGCTGTGGGTCAACGGTACCATCAATCACACGAACCTCACGGTGTTGATGCGAGGGCTCGACCAGAAGAAGAACATCGACATGGTCGTCGCGCCTTCCACCACTTCCCGCAGTGGCCAGCAGTCGACCATCGAGGTCATCCGCGAGTTCATTTATCCGACGGAATACGAGCCCCCGGAACTGCCGAACAGCGTCGGCAGCGGAGTCGCCGTCGACTTCGAGACCGGCGATCTCTTCGGTGGCAGCGCGTCCTCCTTCCCGGTGACTCCCGCGACCCCGACCAGCTTCGAGATGCGTCCGGTGGGCGTGGTCCTCGATGTGCTGCCGACGGTCAGCGAGGACCGCCACTACGTGGACATTGCGGTCAAACCGAGTGTCACGGACTTCGACGGCTTCATCAACTACGGCACCCCGATCACCTCGCCGGGCACCGACTCGCTGGGCAACCCGACCACCGTGGTGGTGACGCCGAATGAGATCCTGATGCCGGTCTTCTCCGTGATGAAGAGCGAAACCAATCTCACCGTGGCCGATGGGGCCACGCTGGTGATCGGCGGCATGCTTCAGGAGCGCGTCCAGAAGGTGGAAGACAAGGTTCCGCTGTTTGGCGATATCCCGATTGCGGGCCGGCTTTTCCGGAGCGAGGTCAATGCGCCGGTGCGCACCGCCGTCGTTTTCTTCGTGACCGTGAAAGTGGTCGATGCGACGGGCCGGACCTTCAGCAGTCGTTGA
- a CDS encoding bifunctional riboflavin kinase/FAD synthetase: MGRLQPWVGGGEVWRGKRETQDLKTPDRRLEAGMRGVQGRPVRRFSAIAEMKELTGPVHLALGVFDGVHLGHQAVMGQALAACARDGGSCGVLTFDPYPIRVLFPEKAPRRLLASLDHKAEILATMGVDFLLALPFDRERAGEEAEDFIREIVASGVKTIAVGDDWRFGKGRQGDVALLSRLSGELGFRLEALPPVMMDGDRISSTRIRQAIQDGNLEAAERMLGRPYTVEGKVVEGRKLGRTIGFPTANVERGEEQFPPDGVWAVRAREGGQCFDGVANLGLRPTVDGEARTLEVHLFDYEGDLYERILEVEFVKHLRGERKFESLEALKEQIGRDAAEAMYLLRGLDHEDR; this comes from the coding sequence ATGGGAAGACTTCAGCCATGGGTTGGTGGCGGGGAGGTTTGGCGGGGGAAGCGAGAGACGCAAGACTTGAAGACGCCAGATAGAAGACTGGAAGCCGGGATGCGGGGCGTGCAAGGTCGCCCTGTGCGTCGCTTCTCAGCCATCGCGGAAATGAAAGAGCTTACCGGACCGGTGCATTTGGCGCTGGGGGTCTTCGATGGCGTGCACCTCGGGCATCAGGCGGTGATGGGTCAGGCGCTGGCGGCCTGCGCCCGAGATGGCGGTTCCTGCGGCGTGCTGACTTTCGATCCGTATCCGATCCGCGTGCTTTTCCCGGAGAAGGCGCCGCGGCGGCTGTTGGCTTCGCTCGACCACAAGGCGGAGATTCTAGCGACGATGGGCGTGGATTTCCTGCTGGCCCTGCCATTCGACCGCGAGCGGGCGGGGGAGGAGGCGGAGGACTTCATCCGCGAGATCGTGGCGTCCGGCGTGAAAACCATCGCGGTGGGAGATGACTGGCGCTTCGGAAAGGGCCGCCAAGGCGATGTCGCCTTGCTTTCGCGGCTGTCCGGCGAGCTGGGCTTCCGGCTGGAAGCGCTGCCGCCGGTGATGATGGACGGCGACCGGATCAGCAGCACCCGCATCCGGCAGGCGATTCAGGACGGCAATCTGGAGGCCGCCGAGCGCATGCTTGGCCGACCCTACACCGTGGAGGGAAAAGTCGTGGAAGGCCGGAAACTCGGCCGAACGATCGGTTTTCCAACCGCCAACGTGGAGCGCGGCGAGGAGCAATTCCCGCCGGATGGGGTGTGGGCGGTGCGGGCTCGGGAGGGGGGGCAGTGCTTCGATGGCGTGGCGAATCTCGGATTGCGGCCGACCGTCGATGGGGAAGCTCGCACCTTGGAGGTGCACCTTTTCGACTACGAGGGAGATCTTTATGAACGGATCTTAGAGGTCGAGTTCGTGAAACACCTGCGCGGCGAGCGGAAATTCGAGTCGCTGGAGGCGCTGAAAGAGCAGATCGGGCGGGACGCTGCGGAGGCAATGTATTTACTCCGTGGGTTAGACCACGAGGATCGCTGA